The window TTAATACCTTGTGAGGAGGTAGTACATCTCCCTTGTTAGAGTGAAACTCCAGGAGTGACTTTCCCAATAGCCCTGTCTACATAAATGCAGCACTTAGAAAGTTAGAAGCAGCCAAAGAACAACCTAAACATTTCATCcaaaatacaattaatattaGTAGCAAACacacataaaatataattttaagacAGTAACCTGAGCATCTACACACTTCAAGTTCAGAATAGCGGACCCTTTCTTTTGAGCAATGTCCAAACTCCTCATCGGCCCGAGTTCATTGAAACAGATATCTCAGCTTCCTAAGACAATCAAAATATACCCATTTAATTACTCCTAACAATAACCAGAAAAAAGATATCACTTCTTTCACGAACACATATTATCCGAATACCTCAGTCGATAATTTCCTTTATATCcagtaattattattatagtaAAAAGGCCGAAGCTTGCAAATGAAATTAAGATAATACAAACCAAACCTCGAAatgatgattaaaaaaatggaaAGAAAACATAAAAAACATAATTCTTCGATCAAAATGCATATGAAAAGGCACTGGAAACAAGTAATCAAATCATACAAAAAGCAAACAAATAAATACACGGAAATTTGACTAAGAACGCATACTTCCTCCATGTCTATGAGAGGCGCCATGGTAGATACAAAATGTTCGAGCGTAATTTTGTCAGCCGAAGACTTGTTTCTTGACTTCTTTCCTTCGTCCTTCTCCATTGCTTCACACTCCACACCACTCTACTCCGTTCCGCTCCACTCTTCGCTCTTCGAATGTGCTGTTCGTAGCAGCAGTATTTATACGTGCAGACCTGAAAATCGTGTTTCTGTGCGAGGCCTGAAATCCTTTCTCGTGTTTGAACAAGGTGCGATCTTCATTCCATAAGGTATAAACAGAAATccgattattttatttgaagatTTTCTTCCTTGGTagttttcccatatttttattttgatttttttctttaattcttttaatttatatacaccactcatttgaaattaattattataaatataattctaTTATAACTTCTTTGATAGCAACATACTTCCAGTGACTGCAGAGAACTTCTTAATcatttcatgtattattatattattattattatttatatttttattaaatataaaatgagTAGAAATAATCAGCTTAAAGAGACTATGGAACATACTCATCATCAtgattgatgacccaaatatttaaattttgaacgCAGCAAAATGTAGATAATCAGCTTAAAGAGACTATATTTGCAAAAATCATTACACAAATTGCATTTTATGCCACCAAATTAAGTCACCTTTTCAAAAAccgacaaaaacaaaaatagaaacaaaaCAGAAAACAAAACCCATTAGCCCGCAGGGCAGGGAAAAAATGCCTTTATCCTGAAAAAGGTTCATGTTCAATCTTAAAGAAAAGAAGATGATTTTCACCAAGATTTAAACAAGCTGCAATATCGAATTCTCATTTGTATATAAGGGCATCACGCCCTGGTCCAACACCAACGTAGTGAATGGGAACACCAATGAGTTCTTCTATCCGTTCGACATACTTACGAGCAGTCTCAGGAAGTTTGGAGTAGTCTCTGATAGACGAGATATCAGTTTGCCACCCAGGTAAGACTTCATATTCAACCTAAACATATTTAGAGAAACGTAAATAGTCGGTATATCAAAAGAGATCTGGGTGGAGATGAGTAATTTTCATGGTGAAGAGAAATCCTTGAAGATTTAGTTCCTCATATTCTTGAGGTGATGTTTACTTTCATCCACGTCGACACCGGAATGAGACGATGCCATCCACTTCCAAAATTTTGACATGGGAGGCAATTCTAGGGAAGAGGAGTTGGGAGATATAGAGAATGAAGGAACATGGCTGAgtccaaatattaaataaaatgaaagaaaCACGAAATAGGCGAGAAAATGCATGGTCCAACATGATACGATaactaatttaaatttaaaatttcactcTAAAGTGCCAAATAAGCCCCAACAGGGGGTAAATTATAAAGGAGGATGAAATATGGggtaaacaaataaattaaaatgtacCTGTATTTGCTCCGAAGTCCGGAGGTCAGAAGGAAATGATTGGACTTGAGTGCCATTTATCTGCCTGTACCCAACACCCAACTGAATTTCTGACAGATCTGACAATACATCAAGCTTGGTGAGGTTCAACGAAGAGAATCCATTTATCTGACAGCAGTATTTCAGCGCAACTATGTCAAGCCAGCCACAACGACGAGGTCGGCCAGTTGTTGTGCCAAACTCCTGTCCAGCGAACCTAAGCAGATCACCACCTTTACCCAAGATTTCTGTTGGAAAAGGCCCTGAGCCTACTCGTGTAGTGTATGCTTTGACCTGCATAGCAATTGAGAAAAATAAATGTCATTCACAATAGTAAGATATGTAAATAGGATATAGGATGATTCTATAATACGAACATGTATATACGACAACTGAAATTCAATTTTTGTCACCCCTCTCGAAACTATGAGATATTCCTACAATTTATCcttgaatttcaagaaaatgtgtGTGGGACTGAGTATGCATTGGAGAATCGACCAAAACTATAACAAGTAGCAATGGTAAAACTCATTTCAATCATAGAACAGCTAATGTACAAAATTTAAATGCAATGCCACGTGAACAAACACGCAAGATGGAAGCTTGTGTGCTACATTTCAATATCCCCATGAACAACCACACAAGACAGTAGGGACAATTGTTGCTCCCAAACAAAACTATCAACTATTTTCAAATGAACCGTAGCTAAGAAATGCAATATGAGCAATATCGAAAAAAGCCAGCTTACCACCCCTACAAGATCACCAACAACTCTAGGGGCAATGCCAAGACCAGTGCAGATTCCTCCAGCAGAAGGACTAGAGGAAGTGACAAAGGGGTAAGTCCCAAAGTCAATATCCAACATGGTCGCCTGACCACCTTCGACCAAAATCTTTTGCTTCTGCAATATGGCATCATTCATGAAATGCACGGTATCTGTGATGAAGGGCTCCAACCTCTCAGCATACTTCTTGTACTGCTCCACTTCTTCCCTGAGCATGTCAGGGCCATAGTTAAAACCTCGGAATCTGGATGCAGCATCAGATAGTAAAAGGTCGAGCTTCTGAGGAAAGGTGTCCATATGCCTCAAGTCACTAACTCTTATACCATTTCGATTAACCTTGCTTGAATAGCAAGGTCCAATTCCTCTCCTTGTAGTACCAATAAAGGATTTGGCAAGCTCAGCTTCTCTAAGCCCATCCACCACTTGatgaaaatcaaataacaaatgAGCCCGATCAGATACCAGGATCCTTCCTTTGCAAGAGACTCCATTAGATTCAAGACCAtctatttctttaaataatcCAGGTAGATGAACTACTACTCCATTACCAATTACACAGATAATTCCCTCGTTGAGGATACCAGAGGGTACAAGGTGAAGTGCAAATTTCTTGCCTTCTGAATTGTAAATAGTGTGCCCAGCATTAGCTCCACCCTGACATTGAATGGTGATGAAAGTTGAAAAACAAGCAAACCACAACAATGAAAACTGAGACCTACTATGGTACAATTTGTGTGATATTATTTTAGAAGAATAGAATCAAGGTCCCCTGAACTAACTACAGGTTCTCTCACTTCCACAGTACATACAAAAATCTCGTTGATCCAGAAAGATTGTGTAGGGGGTAGGAAATGAAAAGGAAACTATATCATACAACCTAGCGCAACATACAAAGTAATTGACATATCAAAAGTTGATAGCCATGTCATCCATCTCTTTTCTCCCAAAGAAAGCAGTCAAAGATGGGGTAAAGCGAGCATGTATCCAGCTTTGGAGTTAGCTATCAAGTGATTCAAGGGAAACACCTTGGTTGTATCAACGTATTCTTCCCAACAAACATTGTAACAACTTCAAAAAATTAGGAGCTAAATGTTTCTGGAGGGGAAGGTTGCTGCCAACAATACTGTCTGAGGCAGAGATAGGAAGGGAGATTAGAAATCTTCTCTGCGTAATTTTCCAAAATGATAAATACCAATCCCCCAAGAAAGACCATTTCATCGAGCATAAACAAAAATTCTTGGCATTCATATAAAGTTACAGAAAATTTTCAACAGCTGATCGAGAAAGATTAAACAGAAACTAAGATTTTTCTGAAACTAAAATTCCATAATTTCCGGTGTTTTTACAGAAAACGCTGTTGAATAGCATAAGCTACATAATAGTCCATTGTACATCATTATTTACCATTTTTATTGCAATTTAATTACATTTTATGAAGAACAAATGTAAAAATATAATCTTTTCGCTGCCATCCACAAGTCTATATCAATAATGTGTACCTGACAACGAGCAACAATATCGAAATGTTTAGCCAGGATATCAACGAGCTTTCCTTTCCCTTCGTCTCCCCACTGACAGCCAAGCACGCCGGAAACCTGACTCAGTGATCCAATCCGACTCAGCGCAGAGTCCAACTCACTGGTGTCTTGCTCTATTACAGGTGAGCCACTATTCCCGGTGGAGCAGACAATCGGAGAACCAATCGATTTGTGCTGCTTGACTATAAGTGAATGGGCGAGGTGGCCGCAGAATTTCACCGAGCTGGGGACGGATGGGGTAGAGGAGATGGAAAATGAGGTGGAGTCCAGCATGATGGGTGAGGAGAGGTTCATGGCCCCGCAGCGGCGGCGGTATAATTTTGTGATTCAGTCGGTTAGAAGTAGACGGAGTGGAGTAAGGAAAGATACGGGGTGTTGAGAGTTACATCGAATACGACCAAACCAAGCACCGACTCAGAATCTCAAAACAAAATACAATATGAATATATTTgggatttcattttttaaaacatgtataaatgaaacccaaaaaaattgaatataattgtgaattcttttattttttagtgaCGTCATCTATTAAAATTCGTCATAAACCACAGTGAGCAAATCACGTGTGGCATACTCGACCGGAAAAATGTTAATCAAAATCATTTGGTTAAGTACTCATTACTCCATTAATTCGAATACCTCGTGTGctcaattaattttattttctcatatttcaaattgattttattatatgaatgcATATTGATCCGTCTTGAATCCCAAATCcgtaaatgattttaaatagaATCACGACAAACTGTGATTCATCTGTTAAGACTGGAATTTGGACTTAACTCAACATCAAAAGCTAGTTCAAGaagggaggattgtccaagcccatatatacaactctcaggtattttatccaaccgatgtagtggtgtcaatcgggtcgggtgggtcgggtttcAGGTCAAcccgtgattttttttttcaacccgaacccgaagcagcccgaaaacccccaactcGAACACGAACCCATCTAACCCGACTCAACTCGTATAACCCGCCTAactcgaattttatttatttttttaaaaaaattaatgaaaaaaattcgaaaaaataaaaaataataataatattttaatttaatcacaaaataacaaaattttcgatttaaatttgaaagtttaatggtaaaaaattaaaagtatatttactaaatcaaataaataattgttaaaaaaataaaaaaatatacaaaatatattctaaatgatgaaaatttatcatataaatatacaataaattttgttcaaacatacaatatataaaaatataggtaatatttaaaaaaaaaaaatttcgggtcaacccgcgacccaacccgaaacccgtctaacctaacactaacccgaatccacccaacccgaacccgaaaaaccccaacccgaacctgatttttttcgtgttgggtcgtgtcgggttgacgggtcgtgttgcGTTTTGACACCCCTAAACCGATGTAGGACAACTAACACACTTCATTCACGTCTAGGCATGAACATCtagagcgtgaagtttacaaatgaccttcaacacataacggtgggaCTTGAACTCTGATACTAGCTCAAGAGTGGaatttggacctaactcaatctcaaaagctagctcaagagtgTAGGATTGTTCAAGTCCATATATTCAACCCTCAGGAattttatctaaccgatgtgagacaactaacacacctcTCTCACGCCCAAGAATGAACatttggagcgtgaagtttacaaatgacccaatttTGGATAGAATTGGTGTCCTAACTATGACCAATCCGATACATAACGGtagaacctgagctctgataccatgttaaaattgaaacttggacctaactcaacatcaaaaactagctcaagagGAGAGGATTGttcaaacacatatatacaactcaaaaatattttatcaaatcgatgtgggacaactaacatcATCTATATTTACATTCCATTTTTTAGTCAATACATTTTATTTGaccttttaattttatatttgacaATATTATCCTTATCCAttactttatatttttttaaaaccatacatcaataattttttattaaaaaatgtaagtttaaaaaataattaaagtaaaaatttagtatttctgaaaaaaaaaacatatttttgtattttaacaaaataaattcagatttaaaattttagttttaattttttttataaatatattataaaataactaGGTAAAAATAGAgggatgtaaaaaaaaatttgttaattttttttattcaaattatttaatatttgttaaaatgtaaaataaattaaaatttgagattaaaattaataaattgagAATATATCATTAACAAATTTACTTAGGAAAggaacaataaataaatagttaacATTGTCAATTTGTATAACAAAATGCAAAGATTGAGTGCacttacaaaataaaataataaattgtaaATATCATTTCCCGTTTAACGTGATGCATATCACTAAGATTGAAATATAgattagaaatatatatatttagtagCACAATCCTTGCACTTCTTTTCACAAAACATGCAACTTTGTAATAATAGCTTGAATTTGCGTTTGCATATTGGCAAAAACTGGTAAAAGTAGTGAATCATTATTCATTAACAGTGATGATTGATTATCCTTTTCTTTGTAAATTGGAATTTTCTGCATGCATAAATGGACATCTCATTTCCTATGGTGTATGAAAATGGTAAAAATATTGTTAAGAAAACATCCATCTCCCTCTTCTTGAGTTCAAACCTGTCCTGTCATTCCTGTACTTCACAAAATTGAGAATCGATGCAAAGAAGCTCCGTCTGAGTAACAAGATATGTTCCTCTTACCGCAGCACGCACTGTGTCCTAACATGAGACTGCCCGATTCTTAAAACCAGTTTTCTGTTATATGGCAGTTCTTGGGCATCAGCTATGTTCTAATCAAGCATTCTCTGGGTAAACCAAAGTCCTTTTTGCGAGGAGAAAACTGTTGTCTCCAAGGGTCGTTATGTAACTTGTAATGCAATACCTGGCGCATGAGAAAAATTCAGTCTCAAGATTCGagcataaacaaaaaaattgacaATTTTATCCAATGTACAGGCAAATAGCAATCAAGCATGGATCCAGTAGGGAGCCCTAAAATCTGACAAAATACTAGGTCCGCCCCTGATAGAAACTGAGAGAGATTTTTCGATTATTGAAAACGCAATGCAATGCGAGGTAACATATATAGCATTTAAGCTGTCTGATATCTCGGAGAGGTATCAAGAAAACAATGTATCAGTTTACCTGTATGAGTGTGCTGAAGACATCGTCTTCTGTAAGTTCTGAGAACAATAGAGCCCAACTTTCAACAAGACCAAGTGTGGCGTTTTGCCTCTCAGCTTCAAGCAGAATAGAATCACGATACAAGAATCGCTGCCAAATCTTTTTCACATTTGCTAATTTGAATTCTATTTCTGTCTCATTGATTCTCTGGTAAAATGTAACCCAAGATCGGTCAACTTATGTGGATCTTTATGCTATCAAATACAATAGACGTGACAGCTACTTGAAGGAGAAAACATTTACCCGTAGAATATTTATCATATCTGGGATTTCATCTTCACGAATACGAACAGCAAAGCTTTCATAATTAAGGACATTCTCATATGGCAGATGTATTCCATCCTGAAAGAGGTAAATTAAAGGATTTAACCATTGGGAGTAATGATATATTTAAGCTATAACTATCTAAAGTAACTAGAGGAATCAACAAGGACAGATCTAGCAAGAGTCCAGGGTGGAAAATCGctcatcaaatttaaaatatatatgtttgtgtGTATTTTTCTCAAAGTAGAAGATTTCTCCCAGCAAAATCCCAATCATTCTCACCGCCCATCATCAGGTCAGCCACCATGAGGAAAAGCAATACGtcaagaaaatatggcattcaAGGTGCGTAGATGCACAAGCATACTAAGTACAGCCCTTCGACATACAAGTAGTTTATGGGACATACAGCCCTTTGATATACAACAGGAGAACAATTTACTCAGATTATGATACCTGAATGATAACCGGAATGCATCCTTGAAGAACACTATCTTCCATACGGCCACTCCACCCATCTCCAGGCATAACACCACAGAAGACGGAACTAGCCAATTGTTCATAGTAATTATCTGCACGCCGTGGAGTTACGATCACATCCTCTGCATGCTGATTCCCAAGTTTTCCTTCTTTGTCAGGGCTCGATCCGAACTCTTTAGCCACCTTTTGCCTTATTCCCATGCTATACCTGTAAACATAGCCATCTTAGCATGCCGGTAGTCATATAATAAACTGAACAACTTTTTGGATATTAGGAGTTTGTTTCAGGGCACAAACAAACCGAATAGAGTAGAATGTTGCCAACATTTTGAGGTTTGGGATCAAGAACTTTTCAAGTTAGCTCAAAGCTAAAAAAGAAAGATCTATTTCGGGTAGGCGTTCAATTCAGACGGGGATTCGAGCTCAATCGTTCAATAAACCAaacttaattatattttaaattatggcTTGAGCTCAAGAGCTCATTAAATTTTAGTCATATTTATAGAATATTAATAGATATATCAAAGCTTGGTAGTGACCTACTGAAATAGTAATTTGGCATAAAAATATACAGAGCAAATTTGAGCTCGACTCAAATTCGATGATATCAAATATGGATCAAATAACATTCAAGATGGCTCaaaaaaattgtgagccacCTCGATTCGTATGCATAACTAATATGTTGTCTCGGCATCATGCTCTCTCCATCACGCCATGTTAGTTAGGTTCAGTGACATAAATACTTATTTCATGAGATAGCATCAATAATGCTCTTAAGATCGATTTAACTTACGTAGACTCAGGTCTGCCATAATCATAAGCTGGCCCTAAATTTCCATTGAAGTAGAACAGGGTTTTTCTCTTCTCGCGAGGCCTGAAATGAATCAGTAATGTTAAATCATGCATATGATctcgtatacatatatatatggaaaatgaaaacaagaataaaatgattttaagtGATGCACACCAATCCCAAAGTTTAAGAAATATAGAGTGCTCCTCAGGTCTCTTCCATGCAGGAAGTACAACATCTTTGTCCGGGTCAAAGCATGAGTGATTTCCCCGTCTATCAGAAGAAATAGTATTCCAATTATCAGCCCAATATGCTGTTGTTGAATAGTTGTGCTTCGAATTTGTGTTTCCCCAGTGGACGAGCATTGTGCTGTTCCATATTTCTTTAGGAGCATAGCAAGCACCTTCATCCCATGAAAAGAACTGTTTTCAGACACCAAAATTTAATTAGCTCAAAGGATAAGATTGTTCTAATAGAGTTGAGTGTTACATCAAATAGGGACAGCTTACCCATATGTGATCTTTTCCTGATGACTGATTCCAATAAGGATATTGCGTCATAACGTGCCTGTATGCCTTCTTATAGAAATCTAGAGTAAATGAACTCCTCAACCCATGATGATCCTGAattgcaattaaaaaaaaaggaagatatgtaaaaattaaagatataaAGATGCAAAAGATATGTATGGTTCTACAGGTATACGAGGAATAAGACAGTCAAATACATTATTATCCTATCTTTTACCTCCATGCTCAAGTGGGGAGCGTCATCAGCTCGGGTTATAATACATGAATCAAGCACTGGAACAAAGAAATAATCGGCGTCGTCGCCGTTTAATGTCCTGTAAGGGCTGGCCAGTATACTTTCATAGATTGCCATCTGCAAAAAAGAAGTATGTTAGAATCTATTTTCTGTCAAACATAAATTAATCTTTTACCGTGAGTAGAgagttttttcttctttttttttgagATAATGAGTAGAGAGCTTTAGATGTAGATATTTTGTAAGCTAGTGAATTTCTTTTGTATAGGATATCTCGTCTATGGAAGCTAGATAATCCGAAGTTTGAACTCTTTTGGTCATTCGATTTTAGATTTCAATTATGAGACCTATGGGTTATGGGCTCACCACGCTTTTGATGTGGCTATTCTCATCTTTTTCTTCCAAGATGGGTATGATTTATTATGTGCTCTAGCTTGAGCGAGATTCTCAGAAAATAATTTTGTCACGTACAAATTCATATCTTATTGTAAGCCAGCTAACTTTCTAATGAATTTGTCAtgttcaaatataaatttatcttaCTGTAAGCTAGTTATTTTTCTATTTGCACTGTATGTATGATGTTTCTACTATATAAGGCAGATAAATCGAACCTCTTATGATCATTTAAATATTCTTCCAAGCTAAGTGTTAAATTGATGCAATTCAACCTTAAAGATAACGAAAATATGAAATGGAATCAAATATAGTTGTTAATACCTGGGCGCCATATAGCTGCTCTGTCCACAGTGTAGCATTTCTGTCATCATATATTCTATTTAC of the Primulina huaijiensis isolate GDHJ02 chromosome 1, ASM1229523v2, whole genome shotgun sequence genome contains:
- the LOC140983320 gene encoding uncharacterized protein isoform X3 is translated as MEKDEGKKSRNKSSADKITLEHFVSTMAPLIDMEETGLLGKSLLEFHSNKGDVLPPHKGVVYRIKDHLLRLLLMTSQKRV
- the LOC140983320 gene encoding uncharacterized protein isoform X2; the protein is MEKDEGKKSRNKSSADKITLEHFVSTMAPLIDMEETGLLGKSLLEFHSNKGDVLPPHKADLGSPPLGQGVVYRIKDHLLRLLLMTSQKRV
- the LOC140983320 gene encoding uncharacterized protein isoform X4, with the protein product MRSLDIAQKKGSAILNLKCVDAQTGLLGKSLLEFHSNKGDVLPPHKADLGSPPLGQGVVYRIKDHLLRLLLMTSQKRV
- the LOC140983303 gene encoding adenylosuccinate synthetase 2, chloroplastic-like yields the protein MNLSSPIMLDSTSFSISSTPSVPSSVKFCGHLAHSLIVKQHKSIGSPIVCSTGNSGSPVIEQDTSELDSALSRIGSLSQVSGVLGCQWGDEGKGKLVDILAKHFDIVARCQGGANAGHTIYNSEGKKFALHLVPSGILNEGIICVIGNGVVVHLPGLFKEIDGLESNGVSCKGRILVSDRAHLLFDFHQVVDGLREAELAKSFIGTTRRGIGPCYSSKVNRNGIRVSDLRHMDTFPQKLDLLLSDAASRFRGFNYGPDMLREEVEQYKKYAERLEPFITDTVHFMNDAILQKQKILVEGGQATMLDIDFGTYPFVTSSSPSAGGICTGLGIAPRVVGDLVGVVKAYTTRVGSGPFPTEILGKGGDLLRFAGQEFGTTTGRPRRCGWLDIVALKYCCQINGFSSLNLTKLDVLSDLSEIQLGVGYRQINGTQVQSFPSDLRTSEQIQVEYEVLPGWQTDISSIRDYSKLPETARKYVERIEELIGVPIHYVGVGPGRDALIYK
- the LOC140983361 gene encoding uncharacterized protein, which gives rise to MFSLQKWKCSWSLVAAVASFLALVSVIHLFLYPLVPSLDYMSLRQVQSSCLQLNGSTELGKSNIPDSVKANLNEENVPVKGWIEGSTDYSKQNLQVMVDLKVQFLADWHGAVTYNGAPWKAEVGGWLSGCNSRATSVNIVEEIGGKHCKNQCSDQGICNHELGECRCFHGFTGEGCSERQHLKCNYPGSKEQPYGHWVVSICPAHCDTSRVMCFCGERAKYPNRPTAEACGFIINMPTAPGAPRLADWTKADPDIFTTNGSISGWCNVDPTEAYGSKVKFKQQCDCKYDGLWGQFCEVPVESVCLNQCTGRGHCRGGFCQCKSGWYGVDCSIPSVSSSIMEWPKWLRPAQINVSDSSQLIKNIANLNAIVQKRRPLIYVYDLPAEFNSLLLEGRHYKHQCVNRIYDDRNATLWTEQLYGAQMAIYESILASPYRTLNGDDADYFFVPVLDSCIITRADDAPHLSMEDHHGLRSSFTLDFYKKAYRHVMTQYPYWNQSSGKDHIWFFSWDEGACYAPKEIWNSTMLVHWGNTNSKHNYSTTAYWADNWNTISSDRRGNHSCFDPDKDVVLPAWKRPEEHSIFLKLWDWPREKRKTLFYFNGNLGPAYDYGRPESTYSMGIRQKVAKEFGSSPDKEGKLGNQHAEDVIVTPRRADNYYEQLASSVFCGVMPGDGWSGRMEDSVLQGCIPVIIQDGIHLPYENVLNYESFAVRIREDEIPDMINILRRINETEIEFKLANVKKIWQRFLYRDSILLEAERQNATLGLVESWALLFSELTEDDVFSTLIQVLHYKLHNDPWRQQFSPRKKDFGLPRECLIRT